Proteins co-encoded in one Setaria viridis chromosome 9, Setaria_viridis_v4.0, whole genome shotgun sequence genomic window:
- the LOC117840978 gene encoding putative pentatricopeptide repeat-containing protein At5g52630 has protein sequence MGKLRGQNTHPPDAAAATTTLRLAALLQSYGRAGDLRRGRALHAHLLLSGAAAASTFLANHLITMYSHCADAASAVRVFGAVPRPNLVSWTTLVSGLVQNSMHADALAAFAAMRRADIVPTQFALSSAARAAAGLAAPRPGAQLHCVGIRLGFDTELFVASNLADMYSKCGLLCEACRVFDQMPQKDAVAWTAMIDGYAKNGSLQAAVLAFRDMKCEGLIGADQHVFCSALSASGGLKDVWLGRSLHCCIIKAGFELETVLRNALLDMYAKSGDLENASRAVKVDPGGWNVVSGTSLIDGYIETDRVDEALETYTELRRQGIEPNEFTFSSMIKGCAMQALLEQGTQLHAQVIKTSLIDDSFVGSTLVDMYGKCGLMSLSIQLFNEIGYHTEIAWNAIINVYAQHGHGWEAIQAFDRMTSSGIRPNHITFVSLLTACSHAGLVDEGLKYFYSMKDKHGIEPKEEHYSCIIDMYGRAGRLREAEKFIGEMPVKPNAHGWCSLLRACRMRGNKELGEIAAQNLMKLEPDNTGIHVSLSGIYASLGQWEDVKAVRKLMRDTRIKKLPGFSWVDANKKTHVFGSEDWSHPQQEQIYKKLEDLSGRIKEEGYVPDTTSLPLNLEDSAKERLLRYHSERIAVAFALISMPATKPIIVKKNLRICADCHSALKFISKVESRDIIVRDNSRFHHFVKGRCFCGDYW, from the coding sequence ATGGGAAAGCTCCGGGGACAGAATACGCACCcaccggacgccgccgccgccaccaccaccctccgcctcgccgcgctcctccagTCGTacggccgcgccggcgacctCCGTCGCGGCCGCGCGCTCCATGCGCACCTCTTGCTctcgggcgcggccgccgcgtccaCCTTCCTCGCCAACCACCTCATCACCATGTACTCCCActgcgccgacgccgcctccgccgtgcGCGTGTTCGGCGCCGTGCCCCGCCCCAACCTCGTATCCTGGACGACGCTCGTCTCGGGTCTCGTCCAGAACTCCATGCACGCCGACGCGCTCGCGGCATTCGCCGCCATGCGCCGCGCGGACATCGTGCCCACGCAGTTCGCGCTCTCCAGCGCCGCGCGAGCAGCGGCCGGCCTGGCGGCCCCGCGCCCCGGCGCGCAGCTGCACTGCGTCGGCATCAGGCTCGGCTTCGACACCGAGCTCTTCGTTGCGAGCAACCTCGCGGACATGTACTCCAAGTGCGGTCTCCTGTGTGAGGCGTGCAGGGTGTTTGACCAAATGCCGCAAAAGGATGCTGTCGCCTGGACTGCCATGATCGACGGCTATGCCAAGAACGGGAGCCTCCAGGCAGCTGTTCTGGCTTTCCGGGATATGAAATGTGAGGGGCTGATTGGAGCTGACCAGCATGTCTTCTGCAGTGCATTGAGTGCGTCAGGAGGGCTCAAGGATGTATGGCTGGGTCGTAGCCTGCATTGTTGTATAATTAAGGCAGGGTTTGAACTGGAGACTGTTTTGAGGAATGCGCTATTGGACATGTATGCTAAATCTGGGGATTTGGAGAATGCCTCTCGTGCGGTGAAGGTTGATCCTGGAGGTTGGAATGTTGTGTCCGGCACCTCGCTGATCGACGGTTACATTGAAACTGATCGTGTTGATGAGGCCCTTGAAACATATACTGAGCTGCGGAGGCAGGGTATTGAGCCCAATGAATTCACTTTCTCGAGCATGATTAAGGGCTGTGCCATGCAAGCTCTGCTCGAACAAGGTACTCAGCTGCATGCTCAAGTGATCAAGACAAGTTTGATCGATGACTCATTTGTTGGTTCCACCCTTGTGGATATGTATGGAAAATGCGGCCTCATGAGTTTGTCCATTCAGTTATTTAATGAGATTGGATATCACACTGAGATTGCCTGGAATGCGATAATAAATGTATATGCACAGCACGGTCATGGTTGGGAAGCAATCCAAGCTTTTGACAGGATGACCTCAAGTGGTATCAGGCCAAATCACATTACATTTGTCAGCCTGCTGACAGCATGCAGTCATGCTGGATTAGTGGATGAAGGACTAAAATATTTTTACTCCATGAAGGATAAACATGGTATTGAGCCTAAAGAGGAGCACTATTCATGTATCATTGATATGTATGGTCGAGCTGGGAGACTAAGGGAAGCAGAAAAATTCATAGGTGAGATGCCTGTCAAACCCAATGCACATGGTTGGTGCTCCTTGCTTCGAGCTTGCCGGATGCGAGGAAACAAGGAGCTGGGAGAGATTGCTGCGCAAAATCTTATGAAGCTTGAGCCAGATAACACCGGTATTCATGTATCCCTTTCTGGAATATACGCATCATTGGGCCAATGGGAGGATGTGAAGGCAGTCAGGAAGTTGATGAGGGATACCAGGATTAAGAAGCTGCCAGGTTTTAGCTGGGTAGATGCTAACAAGAAAACACATGTGTTTGGATCTGAGGATTGGTCACACCCACAGCAGGAGCAGATATATAAAAAGCTTGAGGACCTCTCCGGGAGGATAAAGGAGGAAGGTTATGTCCCGGACACAACCTCCTTGCCACTTAACCTAGAAGATAGTGCAAAGGAGAGGCTTCTGCGCTATCACAGTGAGAGGATTGCCGTGGCTTTTGCTTTGATAAGCATGCCAGCTACAAAACCAATCATTGTGAAGAAGAATTTACGGATCTGTGCAGACTGCCATTCTGCGTTGAAGTTCATTTCTAAGGTAGAAAGCAGGGATATTATCGTTAGAGATAATTCCAGGTTCCACCATTTTGTTAAAGGGAGGTGTTTCTGTGGAGATTACTGGTGA
- the LOC117837948 gene encoding myosin-1, which translates to MASADVRSVRKSAALRARNGPSKLQPARSMPLDYRYSTAAANGTGGGPAANGGGRRAAAAEAEKEEKEGEVVRLEGDDADSPYSSKAATAEEAEEVAEKGGGGEEVDSAAAATPRRLSPTAAASPTQGDARWGDTSSYGAKKKHRVFCQLPNGDWALCTVLTTSGDESVLKVSEGKVLRLKTESLQPANPEILDGVDDLMQLSYLSEPSVLYNLQYRYSQDLIYTKAGPVLVAVNPFKKVSLYGNEYIDAYRNKTMDSPHVYAIADAALREMKRDEVNQSIIISGESGAGKTETAKIAMQYLASLGGGSGIEYEILQTNPILEAFGNAKTLRNDNSSRFGKLIEIHFSTTGRICGAMIQTFLLEKSRVVQCAVGERSYHIFYQLCAGAPASLREKLNLKKVDEYKYLKQSCCYSIAGVDDAQMFRTVTEAMNIVHISKEDQENVFAMVSAVLWLGDVSFTVIDNENHVEIIVDEASKTVAELLGCSIEDLNLALSKRHMKVNNENIVQKLTLAQATDTRDALAKSVYASLFEWLVEQINKSLSVGKRRTGRSISILDIYGFESFDKNSFEQFCINYANERLQQHFNRHLFKLEQEEYVEDGIDWAKVDFEDNQDCLNLFEKKPLGLLSLLDEESTFPNATDLTFANKLKQHLNSNSCFRGERGKAFAVRHYAGEVAYDTSGFLEKNRDLLHMDSIQLLAKCKSSLPQFFASKMLAQSDNSISVPYRSSAADSQKLSVAMKFKGQLFQLMQRLESTTPHFIRCIKPNNLQLPAIYEQGLVLQQLKCCGVLEVVRISRSGYPTRMTHQKFARRYGFLLLEDVASQEPLSVSVAILHQFNILPEMYQVGYTKLFFRTGQIGKLEDTRNRTLHGILRVQSCFRGHQARYHARERIRGVLDLQSFIRGENARQIYSSLSRKHRAAIILQRSVRCWLARRYFTNIRRASVVIQSGIRGSLVRRCNGNIDLINVLREFESKQEAEGDQILIKASVLAELQRRILKAEATVREKDEENEMLHQRLQQYENRWLEYEQKMKAMEEMWQKQMRSLQSSLSVAKKSLALDETPRMSDSSVDQSWEINGNHVGSGSQLVPRTAGREMNAGLSVINRLTEEFEQRSQVFADDATFIVEVKSGQADASLNPDMELRRLKQNFDSWKKDFGGRIRETKVILNKLGSGNESSPNSVKRKWWGRLNTSKFS; encoded by the exons ATGGCGTCGGCGGACGTGCGGTCCGTGCGGAAGTCCGCGGCGCTGCGGGCGCGCAACGGGCCCAGCAAGCTGCAGCCGGCGCGGTCCATGCCGCTCGACTACAGGTACTCGACGGCAGCGGCGAACGGTAcaggcggcgggccggcggcgaacggcggcggccgccgagctgctgctgcggaggcggagaaggaggagaaggaaggggaggTGGTGCGGTTGGAGGGCGACGACGCGGACTCGCCGTACAGCTCCAAGGccgcgacggcggaggaggcagaggaggtggcggagaagggtggaggcggagaggaGGTGGATTCCGCGGCTGCGGCAACGCCGAGGCGGCTGTCGCCCACGGCAGCTGCGAGCCCCACCCAAGGCGACGCCAGGTGGGGTGACACCAGCTCGTACGGTGCTAAGAAG AAGCATAGAGTTTTTTGTCAGCTTCCGAATGGTGATTGGGCATTGTGCACTGTACTTACAACCTCTGGTGACGAGTCCGTCCTAAAGGTTTCTGAAGGGAAA GTATTGCGGTTAAAAACAGAGAGTCTTCAACCTGCAAATCCTGAAATTCTTGATGGAGTGGATGATCTTATGCAGCTAAGTTATCTAAGTGAACCATCAGTACTGTACAATTTGCAGTACAGATACTCCCAAGACTTGATTTAT ACTAAAGCAGGCCCAGTTTTGGTGGCTGTCAACCCTTTCAAGAAGGTTTCACTATATGGTAATGAGTACATTGATGCATATAGAAATAAAACAATGGACAGTCCACATGTTTATGCAATAGCAGATGCAGCTCTTCGTGAAATGAAAAGAG ATGAAGTTAACCAGTCTATAATTATAAG TGGTGAGAGTGGAGCAGGAAAAACAGAAACTGCAAAAATTGCTATGCAGTATCTGGCTTCTCTTGGAGGTGGAAGTGGTATTGAATATGAAATTCTGCAGACCAATCCAATACTCGAGGCTTTTGGCAATGCAAAGACATTGAGAAATGATAACTCAAGTCGTTTT GGAAAGCTTATCGAAATTCATTTCAGTACCACTGGAAGAATATGTGGTGCCATGATTCAAACAT TTTTACTTGAGAAG TCCCGAGTTGTACAATGTGCAGTCGGCGAGCGATCCTACCATATATTTTATCAGCTATGTGCTGGTGCACCTGCGTCTCTTAGAG AGAAGTTGAATTTGAAAAAGGTGGATGAGTACAAATATCTCAAGCAGAGCTGTTGCTATTCAATTGCTGGTGTGGATGATGCTCAAATGTTTCGAACTGTGACG GAAGCTATGAACATTGTCCATATCAGCAAAGAGGACCAAGAAAATGTTTTTGCAATGGTTTCTGCTGTGCTTTGGCTGGGGGATGTTTCGTTCACAGTAATTGATAATGAAAATCATGTTGAAATCATTGTAGATGAAG CTTCGAAAACAGTCGCAGAACTCCTTGGCTGCAGTATTGAAGATCTCAATTTGGCTTTGTCAAAGCGCCACATGAAAGTCAATAATGAAAATATAGTCCAGAAACTTACCCTTGCCCAG GCCACTGATACAAGAGATGCACTGGCCAAATCAGTCTATGCAAGTTTGTTTGAGTGGCTTGTAGAACAAATTAATAAGTCTCTCTCAGTTGGCAAGCGCCGGACTGGGCGATCGATCAGTATTCTTGATATCTACGGCTTTGAATCATTTGAT AAGAACAGTTTTGAACAGTTCTGCATTAATTATGCCAACGAGAGGCTACAACAACATTTCAATCGCCATTTGTTTAAGCTTGAACAAGAG GAATATGTTGAGGATGGCATTGATTGGGCAAAGGTTGACTTTGAGGACAATCAAGACTGTTTGAATCTCTTTGAGAAA AAACCACTGGGGTTATTGTCTCTGCTGGACGAGGAATCTACTTTCCCCAATGCCACAGATCTTACTTTTGCAAACAAGCTTAAGCAACATCTTAACTCGAATTCTTGCTTCAGAGGAGAAAGAGGCAAGGCATTTGCTGTTCGTCACTACGCAGGAGAG GTGGCTTATGATACTTCGGGTTTTTTGGAGAAGAATAGAGATTTATTGCACATGGACTCCATACAGCTCCTTGCCAAATGCAAATCTTCTCTGCCACAATTTTTTGCATCTAAGATGCTAGCTCAATCGGATAATTCTATATCTGTTCCATATAGATCTAGTGCTGCCGATTCTCAAAAACTAAGTGTTGCTATGAAGTTTAAG GGACAACTGTTCCAACTTATGCAAAGACTGGAAAGTACAACGCCACACTTTATTCGCTGCATTAAACCAAATAATCTACAACTTCCTGCAATTTACGAACAAGGACTTGTGCTTCAACAACTAAAATGTTGTGGGGTTCTTGAGGTTGTCCGGATTTCAAGATCTGGATATCCAACTAGGATGACTCATCAGAAGTTTGCTAGGCG GTatggctttcttcttcttgaggATGTTGCATCCCAAGAGCCACTTAGCGTTTCAGTTGCAATTCTTCATCAGTTCAATATTTTGCCTGAGATGTATCAAGTTGGCTACACAAAATTGTTCTTCCGAACTGGTCAG ATTGGCAAACTTGAAGATACTCGGAATCGTACTCTGCACGGTATTTTAAGGGTTCAAAGCTGTTTCAGAGGGCATCAAGCACGTTATCATGCGAGAGAACGAATAAGAGGAGTTTTGGATCTTCAATCAT TCATTCGTGGTGAGAATGCACGACAAATTTATTCGTCTCTGTCAAGGAAACATAGGGCAGCAATTATTCTGCAGAGAAGTGTGAGATGTTGGCTTGCAAGAAGGTATTTCACAAATATCCGGAGGGCCTCGGTGGTAATACAGTCTG GTATTCGTGGTAGTCTTGTTCGAAGATGTAACGGCAATATTGATCTAATAAACGTGTTAAGAGAGTTTGAATCAAAACAG GAGGCAGAGGGTGACCAAATTTTGATCAAGGCATCAGTCCTTGCTGAGTTACAGAGGCGGATATTAAAAGCCGAGGCCACAGTTCGAGAGAAGGATGAAGAAAATGAGATGCTTCATCAGCGGCTTCAACAATATGAAAACCGATGGTTAGAGTACGAGCAGAAAATGAAAGCTATGGAGGAAATGTGGCAGAAGCAAATGCGGTCATTGCAATCAAGCCTTTCAGTAGCAAAGAAGAGCCTTGCTCTGGATGAGACCCCTAGGATGTCGGACTCATCCGTGGATCAGAGCTGGGAGATCAATGGAAACCATGTTGGCAGTGGGTCTCAGCTGGTACCACGCACCGCCGGGCGGGAAATGAATGCGGGGCTCAGCGTCATCAACCGCCTAACAGAAGAATTTGAGCAGCGGAGCCAGGTCTTTGCTGATGATGCCACGTTCATAGTTGAGGTCAAGTCCGGGCAAGCGGATGCCAGCCTGAACCCGGACATGGAGCTCCGGAGGCTGAAGCAGAACTTTGACTCGTGGAAGAAGGACTTCGGCGGCCGCATCAGGGAGACGAAGGTGATCCTGAACAAACTTGGGAGTGGCAACGAGTCATCACCCAACTCCGTGAAGCGGAAATGGTGGGGCAGGCTGAACACCTCCAAGTTTTCGTGA